The proteins below come from a single Holdemania massiliensis genomic window:
- a CDS encoding aldehyde dehydrogenase family protein, with protein sequence MWKVNNQIGSEALHNPASVHPITSPLNGQVIGEVSYADSAMIDKAVAKARTAQKQWAQLTYKKRTEVLFAMRQQLLDHEAELAQIITQENGKSLAESQAAVAKAVELCEFAVSIPAVIAGRTELVSSGIEVKEMTFPVGVLACITPFNFPLMVPMWTIPNALVCGNAVILKPSEATPITAMKIAELFAKAGLPDGLLSVVNGEKEVVEALCDHPDIDALTFVGSTPVAKLVYKRATASLKRCLAMGGAKNHILVTEEVDPQIVAKEITSAAYGMSGQRCMAASVVLAIGHCDAVIDQIITLSKEMVAGRDCPPLISQKAVDKVCQYLEKTPGSLVVDGRKAQIEGDPNGYYIGPSVILYDDIELMPEEEVFGPTLEIIKAATLEEAIVYQNCSPYGNGASIFTDTGLYAQKAVLGLSSGMLGVNIGVPVPRDPFSFGGLKGSKFGYGDITGYGSLSFLTTTRKVTTKWNPKDKKDWLS encoded by the coding sequence ATGTGGAAAGTTAATAATCAAATCGGCAGCGAAGCCCTGCATAACCCCGCTTCTGTCCATCCGATTACCAGTCCGTTAAACGGTCAGGTGATCGGTGAGGTCAGCTATGCCGATTCAGCGATGATCGATAAGGCCGTGGCCAAAGCCCGGACAGCCCAAAAGCAATGGGCGCAGTTGACCTATAAGAAACGCACCGAAGTGTTGTTTGCGATGCGTCAGCAGCTGCTGGATCATGAAGCAGAACTGGCGCAGATCATCACGCAGGAAAACGGCAAATCGTTAGCTGAATCACAGGCCGCTGTCGCCAAGGCTGTGGAGCTGTGCGAATTTGCGGTGAGCATCCCTGCCGTGATCGCGGGCAGGACCGAACTTGTCAGCAGTGGAATTGAAGTCAAGGAAATGACCTTTCCCGTCGGTGTTCTCGCCTGCATTACCCCGTTTAATTTTCCGCTGATGGTGCCGATGTGGACGATACCCAACGCCTTGGTCTGCGGCAACGCGGTCATTCTGAAACCGAGTGAAGCCACGCCGATCACAGCGATGAAAATCGCGGAATTGTTTGCCAAAGCAGGGCTGCCGGACGGTCTGCTTTCCGTTGTCAACGGTGAGAAGGAAGTTGTGGAAGCGCTGTGCGATCATCCGGATATCGACGCCCTGACCTTTGTCGGTTCAACCCCGGTTGCCAAACTGGTTTACAAACGGGCAACAGCCAGCTTGAAACGCTGTCTGGCCATGGGCGGAGCTAAAAATCATATTCTGGTGACCGAGGAAGTCGACCCGCAGATCGTGGCGAAAGAGATTACTTCCGCCGCTTACGGCATGAGCGGCCAGCGCTGCATGGCGGCCTCGGTGGTGCTGGCGATCGGTCACTGCGACGCTGTCATTGATCAGATCATCACACTATCCAAAGAAATGGTTGCTGGGCGGGATTGTCCGCCGCTGATTTCCCAAAAAGCCGTGGACAAGGTATGTCAATATCTTGAGAAAACTCCGGGCAGCCTTGTTGTCGATGGTCGAAAAGCTCAAATTGAAGGGGATCCTAACGGCTATTATATTGGTCCGAGCGTCATTCTGTATGATGATATCGAGCTGATGCCGGAAGAAGAAGTATTCGGACCAACCTTGGAAATTATCAAGGCTGCAACATTGGAAGAGGCGATTGTTTATCAGAATTGTTCGCCGTATGGCAACGGAGCTTCGATCTTTACAGATACCGGACTTTATGCTCAGAAAGCGGTGCTGGGATTATCCAGCGGCATGCTGGGGGTCAACATCGGCGTTCCGGTGCCGCGCGATCCGTTTTCCTTCGGCGGCTTGAAAGGCTCTAAGTTTGGATATGGTGATATTACCGGCTATGGTTCGCTGTCGTTTTTGACAACGACGCGCAAGGTCACGACGAAATGGAATCCCAAGGATAAAAAGGACTGGCTGAGTTAG
- a CDS encoding LysR family transcriptional regulator produces MLNPQLNTFIQVAENGSFSKAAEKLYITPSAVIQQINNLEKELQVSLFIRTRHGTQLTPAGEYLFQQAGSLLQTCREIEENLITLHRRGQRKITVGTSLLMKCRVFYPLWTRFQKAVNDQIDVEILDLSLNKEAYKADLLEGIYDGEAWQLDRQFLPLFQVPIACAVARNHPLANKSCLTFEDMRPYTLVTIHSNMSEELDRLQQEAKVQGIRVIEVKRYDLSVFSRCIVHQDLLQTPLCWKDIHPDLITLPCAWNYSLAYGFHYEQEPNSAVREFMDFVRRIKETETLHL; encoded by the coding sequence ATGCTGAACCCTCAATTAAATACGTTTATTCAGGTTGCGGAAAACGGCAGTTTTTCCAAGGCCGCGGAGAAGCTGTATATTACGCCCAGTGCTGTAATTCAGCAAATCAACAATCTGGAAAAAGAGCTGCAGGTCAGCTTATTCATTCGTACACGCCATGGAACTCAGCTGACCCCGGCGGGTGAATATCTGTTTCAGCAGGCCGGCTCCCTGCTTCAGACCTGCCGTGAAATTGAAGAAAATTTGATAACGCTTCATCGCCGCGGACAGCGGAAAATCACGGTCGGTACCAGCTTATTGATGAAATGCCGGGTCTTTTATCCGTTGTGGACACGTTTTCAAAAAGCGGTTAACGATCAGATTGACGTTGAGATTCTTGATCTTTCGCTTAATAAAGAGGCGTATAAGGCTGATCTCTTGGAAGGGATTTATGATGGTGAAGCCTGGCAGCTGGACCGCCAGTTTCTTCCTTTATTTCAGGTTCCCATTGCCTGTGCCGTTGCGCGGAATCATCCGCTGGCCAATAAATCCTGTTTGACCTTTGAGGACATGCGGCCTTACACGCTGGTAACGATCCATTCAAACATGTCAGAGGAGCTGGATCGCCTGCAGCAGGAAGCCAAGGTGCAGGGAATTCGGGTCATTGAGGTAAAACGGTATGATTTATCCGTCTTCAGCCGGTGTATCGTTCATCAGGACTTACTTCAGACACCGCTGTGCTGGAAAGACATCCATCCTGACTTAATCACCCTTCCCTGTGCCTGGAATTACTCGTTGGCTTATGGCTTTCATTATGAACAAGAACCCAACAGCGCTGTTCGGGAATTCATGGACTTTGTTCGCCGAATTAAGGAAACGGAAACGCTTCATCTTTGA
- a CDS encoding transaldolase family protein produces the protein MNKLYETVTQFPQTEVWNDSCSCAELQYAIDNGASGATTNPVIVGNVLKKELPQWEETIKTIITDHPAYTEDEVAWDVIKALGAKASKLLLPLFEASRGQKGRISFQTNAKFYRSKDKMVEQACELAAVVPNSQIKAPTSKAGVEAFEELTYRGISINATVSFTCAQAIAVAEAVERGLARREAEGLPTAEMHPVCTIMAGRTDDYLKAWVKQQDVLISAEALDMAGVAVVKNAYRLYQERGYRTKLLVAAFRNQHHWEEFIGGDIVLTITSDWQRKYNNSDVEIKNNIGTPVDPKLMAELMKLDEFKKAYLEDGLKSEEFEHYGAFLATMNQFLGGYDDLVRLIRSYMMK, from the coding sequence ATGAATAAATTATATGAAACCGTCACGCAGTTTCCGCAGACCGAAGTCTGGAACGATTCCTGCAGCTGCGCGGAACTGCAGTATGCGATCGACAACGGCGCCAGCGGTGCGACGACCAATCCGGTCATCGTCGGCAATGTCCTGAAGAAAGAACTGCCGCAATGGGAAGAAACGATCAAAACGATTATCACTGATCATCCGGCTTATACCGAAGATGAAGTGGCTTGGGATGTAATCAAAGCCCTGGGTGCCAAGGCCAGCAAGCTCTTACTGCCACTGTTTGAAGCCAGCCGGGGTCAGAAGGGCCGGATCTCCTTTCAGACCAACGCCAAGTTCTACCGCAGCAAGGACAAGATGGTTGAGCAGGCCTGCGAGTTAGCGGCGGTCGTTCCCAACTCTCAAATCAAAGCTCCAACATCGAAAGCCGGCGTCGAAGCGTTCGAGGAATTAACCTATCGCGGCATCAGCATCAACGCGACGGTTTCCTTCACCTGCGCCCAGGCGATTGCGGTGGCAGAAGCGGTTGAGCGCGGATTGGCCCGACGGGAAGCTGAAGGACTGCCGACCGCCGAAATGCATCCGGTCTGCACGATCATGGCCGGCCGAACGGACGATTACTTAAAAGCCTGGGTGAAGCAGCAAGATGTGCTGATCAGTGCCGAAGCGCTAGACATGGCTGGGGTCGCGGTGGTCAAGAATGCTTACCGCTTATATCAAGAACGCGGCTACCGCACTAAGCTGTTAGTGGCCGCCTTCCGTAATCAGCATCATTGGGAAGAATTCATCGGCGGGGATATCGTGCTGACGATCACCAGCGACTGGCAGCGCAAGTACAACAACAGCGATGTGGAAATCAAAAACAACATCGGCACGCCGGTGGATCCCAAGCTGATGGCTGAATTAATGAAGCTGGATGAATTCAAGAAAGCTTATTTGGAAGACGGACTGAAATCGGAAGAATTTGAACATTACGGAGCATTCTTAGCGACGATGAACCAGTTTTTGGGCGGCTATGACGATTTAGTCAGGCTGATCCGCAGCTACATGATGAAATAA
- a CDS encoding PTS ascorbate transporter subunit IIC, protein MADQEKKQVPLRISSKLYAEIASWAEDDFRSLNGQIEYLLTECVKQRKKNGSPRPEKLDEGIKLDL, encoded by the coding sequence GTGGCCGATCAGGAAAAGAAACAAGTGCCGCTGCGTATTTCCAGCAAGCTTTACGCTGAGATTGCATCCTGGGCAGAAGATGATTTCCGATCCTTGAACGGACAGATTGAATACCTGTTGACCGAATGTGTCAAACAGCGTAAGAAAAACGGCTCCCCCCGGCCGGAAAAATTAGATGAAGGGATTAAACTGGATCTATGA
- a CDS encoding metal-dependent hydrolase family protein, whose translation MKKFWIHAGTFIDGTGAEPKKNQAVCIEDGRVVKIEDFHGKNDEEWVDLSDKTVMPGMINCHVHSLSAVGISDEEEESLTTMEKAWWGMKNARDYIDSGVTFVRSLGSEKYYDLEIKKCIEEGKIVGPHMYCAGRVITMTGGHGWKSGLESDGVDECRKHARELLKQGVDLIKIMATGGVMTKGVEPGSAQLTMEEMKAAIDEAHKADRKTATHAQGTQGIKNALHAGIDSIEHGIFLDDECIDWMVEHGTYLVPTLAAPRCILDAGVEKGMKDYVLRKANMVVDAHIESFKKAYAKGVKIAMGTDAGTPYNFHNNSAFELELMVANGMKPMDAIVASTRNGADCIGVLKDYGTIEVGKVADIIAIEGDPLADISCVRKVCAVFKSGEKLKG comes from the coding sequence ATGAAAAAATTTTGGATTCATGCAGGAACATTCATTGATGGTACTGGAGCAGAGCCGAAAAAGAACCAGGCAGTCTGCATCGAAGATGGACGCGTCGTCAAGATCGAAGACTTCCATGGCAAAAACGATGAGGAATGGGTTGACCTGAGTGATAAAACGGTCATGCCGGGTATGATTAACTGTCATGTGCACAGTTTGTCTGCCGTGGGGATCAGCGATGAGGAAGAAGAGTCGCTGACAACCATGGAAAAGGCCTGGTGGGGAATGAAGAATGCCCGCGATTATATTGACAGTGGTGTAACATTTGTCCGTTCACTGGGATCTGAAAAGTATTATGATTTGGAAATTAAGAAATGCATCGAAGAAGGGAAGATCGTTGGACCGCATATGTACTGTGCCGGCAGAGTGATTACGATGACCGGCGGTCATGGCTGGAAGAGCGGTCTGGAATCAGACGGTGTGGATGAATGCCGCAAGCATGCCCGTGAACTGCTGAAGCAGGGTGTCGATCTGATCAAGATCATGGCAACTGGCGGGGTAATGACCAAAGGCGTGGAACCGGGCAGCGCTCAGCTGACGATGGAAGAAATGAAAGCTGCGATTGATGAAGCGCATAAAGCCGACCGCAAAACAGCGACGCATGCGCAGGGAACTCAGGGAATTAAAAACGCATTGCATGCCGGGATTGATTCCATTGAACATGGCATTTTCCTGGATGACGAATGCATTGACTGGATGGTTGAGCATGGTACGTATCTGGTTCCGACGCTGGCCGCGCCGCGCTGCATTCTGGATGCCGGTGTTGAAAAAGGGATGAAGGATTATGTGCTGCGCAAAGCAAACATGGTCGTGGATGCGCATATCGAAAGCTTTAAAAAAGCCTATGCCAAAGGAGTAAAGATTGCGATGGGGACGGATGCCGGTACGCCGTACAACTTCCATAATAATTCCGCATTTGAACTGGAACTGATGGTCGCTAACGGTATGAAGCCGATGGATGCCATTGTAGCTTCCACCCGCAACGGTGCTGACTGCATCGGCGTGCTGAAGGATTACGGAACGATTGAAGTCGGAAAAGTAGCGGATATCATTGCGATTGAGGGTGATCCGTTAGCTGATATTTCCTGTGTCCGTAAGGTCTGTGCAGTCTTTAAGTCTGGTGAAAAGCTGAAAGGCTAA
- a CDS encoding FAD-binding protein, with translation MSSKSITRRDFLKGAAASALGLAAVSLTGCANDAPAAAKGIYTPGTYSAVVKGYSSYMTVELTFSADKITDCAIEASGETESIGKAAADELAKLIVEKQSADVETAATADITIPALKKAVNNCIAQAQGLAEALIENSGADSEDWLGEAPQIADSQIASTHDTDLLIIGAGNGGMMAAATAADAKMDFMICEQNETLGDTRHWIGALDTEAMKKAGVTVQKDRLLNEIARYASYKCDMEVIKMWMNNSAEMISYLESLGLTASVNIAHDNHVGGNNMEYYVPSIWHTVNAPEGSEFAASMGCERNGFLEKHIQDLGYEVNYSMTLVRLVQDADGKVSGAIFTDASGAYVKINAKNVILATGGYPGNPKMIKALAPIVNECVTANSYYGPDTGIGIRAGIWAGAKMDTTDAPMIFDRGLVAPGVKAGYVDDGQGNLAFPGTVYQFNPGTQPHLKVNKEGFRFANESCPYDFLNHAASLQTDGVYAAIMDANVTEAILAYDQYGCAQISVNIAQGNGIIPMLESYVEQGLIFKADTIEELAEKLGIPAENLTATVERYNELCAKGVDEDFGKEAYRMRPVNTAPYYGCFLGGSLLTTCDGLRINPKCQVYDTHHQVIEGLYSIGDCSGSFFAGNYPEYFVGVAVGRTMTQGRVAVKTILGEDL, from the coding sequence ATGAGTTCAAAAAGCATTACCCGCCGGGATTTCCTGAAAGGGGCAGCGGCCAGTGCCTTAGGCTTAGCGGCCGTCAGTCTGACCGGCTGTGCCAACGATGCGCCCGCGGCGGCCAAAGGAATCTATACGCCAGGAACCTATTCCGCAGTTGTCAAAGGCTATTCCAGCTATATGACAGTAGAGCTGACGTTCAGTGCGGATAAGATTACCGATTGTGCGATCGAAGCTTCAGGAGAAACTGAATCAATCGGCAAGGCGGCCGCCGACGAATTAGCCAAGCTGATTGTTGAGAAGCAGTCAGCCGATGTGGAAACCGCAGCGACTGCCGACATTACCATTCCAGCGCTGAAGAAAGCAGTCAACAACTGTATAGCGCAGGCCCAAGGATTGGCTGAGGCTTTAATTGAAAATAGTGGTGCTGACTCTGAGGACTGGTTAGGCGAAGCTCCACAGATTGCGGATTCGCAGATTGCTTCGACCCATGATACCGATCTGTTGATTATTGGTGCCGGCAATGGCGGGATGATGGCTGCTGCAACCGCTGCGGATGCCAAGATGGATTTCATGATTTGCGAACAGAATGAAACGCTGGGGGATACACGTCATTGGATTGGGGCGCTGGATACTGAAGCTATGAAAAAAGCCGGCGTCACCGTCCAGAAGGATCGCCTGCTGAATGAGATTGCCCGTTATGCTTCCTACAAATGCGATATGGAAGTCATCAAGATGTGGATGAACAACAGTGCTGAAATGATCAGCTACCTGGAAAGTCTGGGTTTGACAGCGTCGGTGAATATCGCACATGATAACCATGTCGGCGGCAACAATATGGAATATTACGTTCCTTCGATCTGGCATACAGTCAACGCTCCGGAGGGCAGTGAATTTGCAGCTTCGATGGGCTGCGAACGCAATGGCTTTCTGGAAAAGCATATTCAGGATTTAGGCTATGAAGTCAATTATTCCATGACCTTGGTTCGGCTGGTACAGGATGCTGACGGAAAAGTATCCGGCGCGATCTTCACGGATGCCAGCGGAGCTTATGTAAAAATCAATGCAAAGAATGTAATTTTGGCAACCGGCGGTTATCCAGGCAATCCGAAGATGATCAAGGCATTGGCGCCGATTGTTAATGAGTGCGTTACAGCGAACAGCTACTATGGTCCGGATACTGGAATAGGAATTCGTGCCGGCATTTGGGCCGGTGCTAAGATGGATACGACGGATGCGCCGATGATTTTTGACCGCGGTCTGGTCGCTCCGGGCGTTAAAGCGGGCTATGTCGATGATGGTCAGGGAAATCTTGCTTTCCCAGGTACGGTTTATCAGTTTAATCCTGGTACCCAGCCGCATCTGAAAGTGAATAAAGAGGGCTTCCGTTTTGCCAACGAATCCTGTCCGTATGATTTCCTGAACCATGCGGCTTCCCTGCAGACGGATGGTGTTTATGCGGCGATCATGGATGCGAACGTCACAGAGGCGATTCTGGCTTATGATCAATATGGCTGTGCACAAATCTCGGTCAATATCGCACAGGGCAACGGCATCATCCCGATGCTGGAAAGCTATGTTGAACAAGGTTTGATCTTTAAAGCCGATACGATTGAAGAATTGGCAGAAAAACTGGGTATTCCTGCTGAAAATCTGACGGCAACCGTAGAGCGCTACAATGAGCTGTGCGCCAAAGGCGTTGATGAGGATTTCGGAAAAGAAGCTTATCGGATGCGGCCGGTCAATACAGCGCCGTATTATGGCTGTTTCTTAGGCGGCAGCCTGCTGACAACCTGCGACGGTCTGCGGATTAACCCGAAATGTCAGGTCTATGATACGCATCATCAAGTGATTGAGGGTCTTTATTCAATCGGCGATTGTTCCGGCAGCTTCTTTGCGGGCAACTATCCGGAATACTTTGTCGGAGTTGCGGTTGGTCGGACGATGACCCAGGGCCGCGTCGCTGTTAAAACAATTTTAGGCGAGGATCTCTGA
- a CDS encoding SPFH domain-containing protein, with protein sequence MEEKILKAKKGLMPLILLLAAYVLAIVALIGGISIVDNHAFGNVLIAIGLVWIILGWIPFMGVKVLKPQEALVLTLFGKYIGTLKEEGIYYVNPFVSAVNPASRTTLRQSGDVNSSERAIVTSNGAQNQVTPTKKISLKVMTLNNNKQKINDCLGNPIEIGIAVIWRVHDTAKAAFAVDNYKEFLSLQCDAALRDIVRVYPYDVAQNVDTTGDGEPDEGSLRGSSEIVAARIRDEIQSRVQEAGLDIIEARITYLAYAPEIAAVMLQRQQASAIIDARKMIVDGAVGMVEMALNKLNEGGMVELDEERKAAMVSNLLVVLCGNKDAQPIVNSGSLY encoded by the coding sequence ATGGAAGAAAAAATTTTAAAAGCAAAGAAAGGTCTGATGCCCCTGATCCTGCTGCTTGCAGCCTATGTGCTGGCGATCGTTGCCTTGATCGGCGGTATTTCAATTGTGGATAACCATGCTTTCGGCAATGTTTTGATTGCCATCGGATTAGTGTGGATAATCCTGGGCTGGATTCCATTTATGGGCGTCAAAGTTCTAAAGCCTCAGGAAGCGCTGGTGCTGACGTTGTTTGGCAAATATATCGGCACATTGAAAGAGGAAGGCATTTATTATGTCAATCCGTTTGTATCCGCGGTTAATCCTGCCAGCCGGACAACATTACGGCAAAGCGGCGACGTCAATTCCTCAGAACGTGCGATCGTTACTTCCAACGGCGCTCAGAATCAAGTGACCCCGACCAAGAAGATCTCGCTGAAAGTCATGACGCTGAACAACAACAAGCAGAAGATCAATGACTGCCTGGGCAATCCGATCGAAATCGGCATCGCCGTTATCTGGCGTGTTCATGACACAGCTAAAGCTGCTTTCGCTGTCGACAACTACAAGGAATTCCTGTCGCTGCAGTGCGATGCAGCGCTGCGGGATATCGTCCGGGTCTATCCGTATGATGTCGCGCAGAATGTCGATACGACTGGCGATGGCGAACCGGATGAAGGCTCATTGCGCGGTTCCAGTGAAATCGTGGCGGCACGGATTCGCGACGAAATTCAATCCCGCGTACAGGAAGCCGGACTGGATATTATCGAAGCCCGGATCACCTACCTGGCCTATGCTCCGGAAATTGCCGCCGTTATGCTTCAGCGGCAGCAGGCATCCGCGATTATTGATGCCCGCAAGATGATCGTCGACGGTGCTGTGGGTATGGTCGAAATGGCACTGAACAAACTGAACGAAGGGGGCATGGTTGAGCTGGATGAAGAACGAAAGGCCGCCATGGTATCCAATCTGCTCGTCGTCTTATGCGGAAATAAAGATGCTCAGCCCATTGTGAATTCAGGAAGCTTATATTAG
- a CDS encoding BglG family transcription antiterminator, translated as MKLSQKTRILYLLSETEFLKAEVIALEIGVSSRTVQNLVKEINQESEKYGAEIVSRKGRGYLLHILNKAVYLNCFSSKDDSFPTIPLERINFMIWKLIQSEYVKLTELSESLFVSYATLTNDIKDVEVRLNSYNLNLERKPYYGIRIIGSEFDKRICLADTAKEGPLYDDLTFIESDRRKKKLEKILKQGLESNQFHVSAIAFNDLLIHLYITAGRLEKQKIIEEIEISDREQVEPRIWKIAELLFASLQQIVKVNLPVSEKDYLVILLRAKQTITGEKNGNLLFDSQTIQMANDMLADVYDAFGIDFRDDLDLKISLCQHLIPLQARIKWGISSKNPILNDIKKEFPLCNVMALYASKEIKRRCRQILSEDEIGYISLAFALALEKRKTQKTKSNICLVSAYGRMNSMLFEQQVKAEFSDYINEVHSLDVTQIDTFDFTHIDYIFSMVHIKQELPVPILQMTSLSIHEQIDFIRKIFKQKEQTDVLQYFDPDLFCFEKSTDKAEILKRMCDQMERKIGCIDLLSSVLRREEAGNTVFCNDVAMSHPEKAVSSTTHICVSVLENPVLWEEGKRVRVVFLICIAKSKNDNLTSMYRCLSKIVMNKTIIDRLVKNPEYSVLKEIIEEVKPMQ; from the coding sequence TTGAAATTATCACAAAAAACGAGGATACTCTATTTATTATCCGAAACCGAGTTCTTAAAAGCAGAGGTTATTGCCTTGGAGATCGGCGTCTCTTCAAGGACTGTACAGAACCTGGTAAAAGAAATAAACCAGGAATCGGAAAAATATGGAGCGGAGATTGTTTCCAGGAAAGGCCGCGGCTATCTGCTGCATATTTTAAACAAAGCTGTTTATCTGAACTGTTTTTCATCCAAGGATGATTCATTTCCCACCATTCCTTTGGAGCGAATCAATTTTATGATATGGAAATTGATTCAAAGTGAGTACGTGAAACTGACTGAACTATCTGAAAGCTTATTTGTCTCCTATGCAACGCTGACCAATGACATCAAAGACGTTGAGGTGCGTTTGAATTCTTACAATCTGAATTTGGAAAGAAAACCCTATTATGGAATTCGAATCATCGGCAGCGAGTTTGATAAACGGATCTGTCTTGCGGATACCGCTAAGGAGGGGCCCTTGTATGATGATCTGACTTTTATCGAAAGTGACAGACGGAAGAAAAAGTTGGAGAAGATATTAAAACAAGGCCTGGAAAGCAATCAGTTTCATGTTTCAGCGATTGCCTTTAACGATCTTCTGATCCATTTGTACATTACAGCCGGCCGGCTGGAAAAACAGAAGATCATTGAAGAAATCGAAATCTCTGACCGTGAACAAGTGGAACCTCGAATCTGGAAGATCGCCGAACTTCTATTTGCATCTCTGCAGCAGATCGTCAAGGTGAATCTGCCCGTCAGTGAAAAAGACTATCTCGTCATTTTACTGAGGGCCAAACAAACGATTACCGGTGAAAAAAATGGGAATTTGTTGTTTGATTCACAGACAATTCAAATGGCCAATGACATGCTGGCCGATGTTTACGACGCCTTTGGCATCGATTTCCGGGATGATCTAGACTTAAAAATATCATTATGTCAGCATCTGATCCCATTGCAGGCAAGAATCAAGTGGGGAATCTCGTCGAAAAATCCAATCCTGAACGATATTAAGAAAGAATTTCCTTTATGTAATGTCATGGCGCTGTATGCCAGCAAAGAAATAAAGAGACGATGCCGTCAAATACTCAGTGAAGATGAAATTGGCTATATTTCTCTTGCATTCGCTTTGGCGCTCGAAAAAAGAAAGACGCAGAAAACTAAGAGCAATATTTGCCTGGTCTCTGCTTATGGGAGAATGAATTCGATGCTTTTTGAGCAGCAAGTCAAAGCTGAATTCAGTGATTATATCAACGAGGTGCATTCTCTGGATGTCACGCAGATTGATACCTTTGATTTCACCCATATTGATTATATTTTCTCCATGGTTCATATCAAGCAGGAGCTTCCTGTACCGATACTGCAGATGACTTCGCTCAGCATTCATGAACAGATTGACTTTATCAGAAAGATCTTCAAACAGAAAGAACAGACAGATGTGCTTCAATACTTCGATCCAGATTTATTTTGTTTTGAAAAAAGCACGGATAAAGCAGAGATATTGAAACGGATGTGCGATCAAATGGAAAGAAAAATCGGCTGTATTGACCTTTTGAGTTCTGTTTTGCGGCGTGAAGAAGCTGGAAATACGGTGTTCTGCAATGATGTAGCGATGTCGCATCCGGAAAAGGCGGTTTCCAGCACTACCCATATTTGTGTGTCCGTCCTTGAAAATCCGGTTTTATGGGAAGAAGGGAAGCGGGTTCGTGTGGTTTTTCTGATCTGTATTGCTAAATCTAAAAATGACAACCTGACTTCAATGTATCGCTGTCTTTCCAAAATTGTTATGAATAAAACGATCATTGATCGGCTTGTTAAGAACCCGGAGTATTCTGTTTTGAAAGAAATTATTGAAGAAGTAAAACCAATGCAATAA
- a CDS encoding ABC transporter ATP-binding protein, which translates to MATVSLRNINKIYDNKVQAVFDFNLDVEDKEFIVFVGPSGCGKSTTLRMIAGLEEITSGELVIDGKTMNDVMPKDRDIAMVFQSYALYPHMSVYDNMAFGLKLKKMPKEEIDKRVKEAAKILEIEEYLKRKPKALSGGQRQRVALGRAIVRNAKVFLMDEPLSNLDAKLRVQMRSEIIKLHEKLGATTIYVTHDQTEAMTMASRIVVMKDGYIQQIGTPKEIYNHPVNMFVASFVGSPAMNFIPGKIEKGAFCTGNYRVQLPMMYAKALQEAEGRSVVFGIRPEDLHCEGIVAETYPSSSFDFEVEVCELLGHELILHGALEGCPLVAKVSARTEADPHSHLSMAMDLSKIHLFDQATEKAIF; encoded by the coding sequence ATGGCCACGGTCAGTTTAAGAAATATTAATAAGATCTATGACAATAAGGTTCAGGCAGTGTTTGATTTCAATCTGGACGTTGAAGATAAAGAGTTTATCGTCTTTGTCGGCCCCTCCGGCTGCGGTAAATCCACAACCCTGCGCATGATTGCCGGCTTGGAAGAAATCACTTCCGGCGAATTGGTGATCGACGGCAAGACGATGAACGATGTGATGCCGAAGGATCGCGATATCGCCATGGTATTCCAATCCTACGCCTTGTATCCGCACATGAGCGTCTATGATAATATGGCCTTCGGATTAAAGCTGAAGAAAATGCCGAAGGAAGAAATTGACAAACGTGTCAAGGAAGCGGCGAAGATTCTGGAAATCGAAGAATATCTCAAACGCAAACCCAAGGCACTTTCCGGCGGCCAGCGGCAGCGGGTTGCACTGGGGCGGGCAATCGTGCGCAATGCCAAGGTTTTCCTGATGGATGAACCGCTGTCCAATCTGGACGCCAAGCTGCGTGTGCAGATGCGTTCGGAGATCATCAAGCTGCATGAGAAGCTGGGGGCAACGACGATCTACGTCACGCATGATCAGACCGAAGCCATGACGATGGCCAGCCGGATTGTCGTCATGAAGGACGGTTATATCCAGCAGATCGGAACGCCGAAGGAAATTTACAATCATCCAGTCAATATGTTCGTTGCGAGCTTTGTCGGCTCTCCGGCGATGAACTTCATTCCCGGCAAGATTGAAAAAGGCGCTTTCTGTACGGGAAATTATCGTGTTCAGCTGCCGATGATGTATGCAAAGGCTCTGCAGGAAGCAGAGGGACGGAGTGTAGTGTTCGGCATCCGTCCGGAAGATCTGCATTGTGAAGGAATTGTTGCGGAAACTTATCCATCCTCCAGTTTTGATTTTGAGGTGGAGGTCTGCGAATTGTTGGGCCATGAATTGATTCTGCACGGGGCTTTGGAAGGCTGTCCGCTTGTGGCCAAAGTTTCTGCCCGGACGGAGGCAGACCCTCATTCCCATCTTTCCATGGCGATGGACCTTTCCAAAATCCATCTCTTTGATCAGGCAACGGAAAAAGCGATTTTTTAA